In Candidatus Methylacidiphilales bacterium, the following are encoded in one genomic region:
- a CDS encoding tetratricopeptide repeat protein, which yields MNYGFVVWDDGINIYENPFFLSEPLANLAFFWKQAYHKLYIPLTYSMWGLVSWVSLFLTGRLHPSVFHVLNVGFHVANALLVYALIRQWRPGLSRTCSCLASLVFLLHPMQVEPVAWITGFKDVFSTFWCLLALACYLKSADSPSRPWFAASLVFFMAALLAKPSHVFLAGVVFLVEGQKAGWKWDGRRALRICCFGLMALLAVLWTRNAQQVAEGMRAAPWHLRPVVALDAATLYFWKTVYPNPIAIDYGRSPVRVLTDMWTPILVALPLVLTWVIVRFRGAWRLPVSGLVFWMLAMLPSLGLMPFYFQNISTVADRYQYAALAGLCLVWGELLDRTRHRVARLAGVAVAVALGILACAALPRWKDSGALFLHTLQHNPESWLGHVNYGSYLAEKHQEEGALHHYQEALRINPHFFGIRMALGQQLLRLDRKEEGLAQLQAAAVMDPLNAVVRMNLAIAWVRMEKPELARAEFRKALELQPDYYECWLNMGQLLVLQKNFPGAEHAFQQALRIKPGDAEASDRLAQLYWDRADVQGAWDWSHKALASNSRLLSPRVRLASIMFRRGDQEGAVNMLRTALSFHPEAPEVLNNLAWYLSVKKRTAGSDNSEAISLARRAAIGSRASDPDFLETLAVSLAAGGRYEEALEAISRAMVALPDDPASADRRREFESKKKLFNARSPYLIP from the coding sequence TTGAACTATGGCTTCGTTGTCTGGGATGACGGGATCAATATTTACGAAAACCCGTTTTTTCTCTCGGAGCCGCTGGCAAACCTGGCGTTCTTCTGGAAGCAGGCTTATCACAAGCTGTATATACCCCTGACCTACTCCATGTGGGGATTGGTTTCCTGGGTTTCCCTGTTCCTAACAGGACGGCTGCACCCTTCGGTGTTTCATGTCCTGAATGTGGGCTTCCATGTGGCCAACGCGCTTCTGGTTTACGCCTTGATCCGCCAATGGCGGCCGGGCCTTTCCCGCACGTGTTCCTGTCTGGCATCGTTGGTTTTTCTTTTGCACCCGATGCAAGTGGAGCCGGTGGCATGGATCACCGGTTTCAAGGACGTGTTCAGCACGTTTTGGTGTTTGCTTGCCCTGGCGTGCTACTTAAAAAGTGCGGACAGTCCGTCCCGTCCCTGGTTTGCGGCATCGTTGGTTTTTTTCATGGCCGCTCTTTTGGCGAAGCCCTCGCATGTCTTCCTCGCGGGGGTGGTGTTCCTGGTCGAGGGCCAAAAGGCCGGGTGGAAATGGGATGGGCGCCGTGCCCTGCGTATCTGCTGTTTTGGCCTGATGGCTCTTCTGGCGGTCCTCTGGACAAGAAACGCGCAGCAAGTCGCGGAAGGAATGCGCGCAGCCCCGTGGCATCTCCGCCCGGTGGTGGCCTTGGATGCTGCGACGCTCTACTTTTGGAAAACAGTCTATCCAAACCCGATTGCAATTGATTACGGCCGGAGCCCGGTTCGCGTTCTCACGGATATGTGGACACCGATTTTGGTCGCATTGCCGCTTGTCCTGACGTGGGTCATCGTTCGTTTCCGTGGAGCGTGGCGCCTGCCCGTGTCTGGCCTTGTTTTTTGGATGCTTGCCATGCTCCCATCCCTCGGGCTCATGCCGTTCTATTTTCAGAATATTTCCACGGTGGCCGACCGCTACCAATATGCCGCCCTGGCCGGACTTTGCCTGGTTTGGGGTGAGTTGTTGGACCGGACCAGGCACCGGGTGGCGCGTTTGGCGGGTGTGGCTGTCGCGGTGGCCCTGGGCATTCTTGCCTGCGCGGCCCTGCCGAGGTGGAAGGATTCCGGTGCGCTCTTTTTGCACACACTTCAACACAATCCCGAAAGCTGGTTGGGACACGTCAATTACGGAAGTTATCTGGCGGAAAAGCACCAGGAGGAAGGGGCGCTGCACCACTATCAGGAGGCACTACGCATCAACCCGCACTTTTTTGGCATCCGCATGGCTCTCGGCCAACAGCTTCTCAGGTTGGATCGAAAAGAGGAAGGACTGGCCCAGTTGCAGGCCGCGGCTGTCATGGACCCGCTCAATGCGGTGGTACGTATGAATTTGGCCATAGCCTGGGTGCGTATGGAAAAGCCTGAACTGGCACGCGCTGAATTCCGGAAAGCCTTGGAGCTGCAGCCTGACTATTACGAATGTTGGCTCAATATGGGACAACTTCTGGTGCTGCAGAAAAATTTCCCAGGCGCGGAGCATGCCTTCCAGCAGGCGCTGCGAATCAAACCCGGTGATGCCGAGGCCAGTGACCGTCTGGCCCAGTTGTATTGGGACCGTGCGGATGTTCAAGGGGCTTGGGATTGGAGCCACAAAGCATTGGCCTCAAATTCCCGTCTTCTTTCTCCCCGGGTGCGGTTGGCCTCGATCATGTTCCGAAGGGGTGATCAGGAGGGTGCCGTGAACATGCTGCGCACGGCCTTGTCATTTCACCCCGAAGCCCCGGAGGTGCTGAACAATTTGGCCTGGTACCTTTCTGTGAAGAAAAGGACGGCAGGTTCGGACAATAGCGAGGCCATCAGTTTGGCCCGGCGGGCTGCCATTGGTTCGCGCGCGAGTGATCCGGATTTTCTCGAAACGCTGGCCGTTTCCCTGGCCGCCGGAGGAAGGTACGAAGAAGCACTCGAGGCGATCTCACGGGCAATGGTTGCATTGCCGGATGATCCGGCAAGCGCGGACCGGCGTCGTGAATTTGAGAGCAAGAAAAAGCTGTTCAATGCCCGATCCCCATATTTGATCCCTTGA
- a CDS encoding YfhO family protein — protein sequence MEHPGFAASLYLALLLIVLGPVIFSSESRILSLAGTDLWGQFMSWREFGFSELKKGNLPLWNPYVYCGIPYFSGFQSALLYPPNWIHLFLPLPVAVNAAIVFHLWAGGLSAYAWLLWGRSLHPLAALLGGVLYLFCGPHFLHVPAGHLTNLCVMAWVPLIFLAVDRWLKFESLKPVLLGCAVVAFQVLAGHPQYVFFAGIMSGIYTLVMAFPSVRKSGLGLLGLAAMYVGGAGLSAVQLLPGILANFEGSRGSGMTFDQARIFSFPMENFATLLVPALFGDLGQNHYVGRWLFWEMIPYVSVGAVVLGWVALNNQREKAFRILAVTFVAAILALGAYTPLFGLLHAHVPGFALFRGQSKFILHLALALIALASLGLHTLLSTSPKKWGVWTAVVFLLPGLFLFGFSAIAASAQGTEWVRDMVLSIRSTGEVLYAKVPESSQWQARASAVSWAFASAGGFWLAAWAGIVFLASRPRVLACWIIALASVEMGYFAHSQNRYFCVADFNESFPLAYFEDKNKDDRVFFEMGNNIPMFHGWSDIWGSDPALPARYAAFIAVTQGYPFEQAGQAIAFRGIHASYPMLRLRYVCHLNRETGKLESTELGNRLPVADLIDGVVMAGGLREALNLVTSPRWNYREQVVLENRPLYIPGSPDAGTAQVVEAKRLDSDTFRLNVTTSRDTVLLLTENYASGWQARSRTSGKAYPVYAANATQMGIPIGPGRHDIVLEYTQRGLGLGALVSAISLLGWLWLCLRGRSGGLELEPRVAA from the coding sequence GTGGAGCATCCAGGCTTTGCGGCCAGCCTTTATCTTGCCCTCCTCCTGATCGTTCTCGGTCCCGTGATTTTTTCTTCAGAATCGCGGATCCTATCCCTGGCGGGAACTGATCTTTGGGGTCAGTTCATGTCCTGGAGGGAGTTCGGATTCTCCGAACTCAAAAAGGGAAATCTCCCCCTGTGGAATCCATATGTGTACTGCGGCATCCCGTATTTTTCCGGTTTTCAGTCCGCCCTGCTTTATCCCCCCAACTGGATCCATTTGTTCCTGCCGTTGCCCGTGGCGGTCAATGCCGCAATCGTGTTTCATCTTTGGGCCGGGGGGCTGTCTGCCTATGCCTGGCTGCTCTGGGGGCGGTCGCTTCACCCTCTGGCCGCTCTTCTTGGGGGAGTGCTCTACCTTTTTTGTGGTCCCCATTTCCTACATGTGCCCGCCGGACATTTGACCAACCTATGTGTCATGGCCTGGGTCCCGCTCATTTTTCTGGCCGTTGATCGATGGTTGAAATTCGAAAGCTTGAAGCCGGTCCTTCTGGGATGTGCCGTCGTGGCGTTCCAGGTTCTGGCCGGCCATCCCCAGTATGTGTTTTTTGCCGGAATCATGTCGGGCATTTACACGTTGGTCATGGCCTTCCCGTCTGTCAGGAAGTCGGGCCTCGGCCTGTTGGGACTGGCCGCGATGTATGTGGGGGGGGCGGGCCTGTCGGCCGTGCAGCTTCTGCCCGGAATCCTCGCCAACTTCGAAGGTAGCCGGGGTTCGGGCATGACCTTCGACCAGGCCAGAATCTTTTCTTTTCCCATGGAAAATTTTGCCACCTTGCTGGTTCCGGCACTCTTTGGTGACCTGGGGCAAAATCACTATGTCGGACGATGGCTATTTTGGGAAATGATCCCCTACGTTTCCGTCGGAGCGGTGGTGCTGGGTTGGGTGGCCCTGAACAATCAACGTGAAAAAGCCTTTCGAATTCTCGCGGTGACTTTCGTGGCGGCCATTCTCGCATTGGGGGCCTATACGCCATTGTTTGGTCTTTTACACGCCCATGTGCCGGGCTTTGCCTTGTTCCGGGGCCAGTCAAAATTCATTCTTCACCTCGCCTTGGCGCTCATCGCTCTGGCGTCCCTCGGACTCCATACCCTGTTGTCCACCAGTCCGAAAAAATGGGGCGTCTGGACCGCTGTCGTCTTTTTGTTGCCAGGTCTGTTCCTTTTCGGTTTCTCCGCTATTGCTGCTTCGGCCCAGGGAACTGAATGGGTCCGGGACATGGTTCTATCCATTCGATCCACTGGCGAGGTGCTATATGCCAAAGTTCCCGAAAGCTCCCAATGGCAGGCCCGTGCCAGTGCGGTTTCCTGGGCATTCGCCTCGGCGGGGGGCTTTTGGTTGGCGGCTTGGGCCGGCATCGTGTTCCTGGCCAGTCGTCCAAGGGTGTTGGCCTGCTGGATCATTGCACTGGCCTCTGTGGAAATGGGCTATTTTGCCCACAGCCAAAACAGGTACTTTTGCGTGGCCGACTTCAACGAATCTTTTCCACTGGCCTACTTCGAGGATAAAAACAAGGATGACCGCGTCTTCTTTGAAATGGGGAACAACATCCCCATGTTCCACGGATGGTCGGATATCTGGGGCAGTGATCCGGCCCTCCCCGCGCGCTACGCCGCATTCATCGCGGTGACCCAGGGTTACCCCTTCGAACAGGCGGGCCAGGCCATCGCATTCCGTGGTATCCACGCCTCCTATCCGATGCTCCGCCTGAGGTATGTCTGCCATTTGAACCGCGAAACAGGCAAATTGGAATCCACGGAACTGGGGAACCGGCTGCCCGTGGCTGATCTGATCGATGGGGTGGTAATGGCGGGTGGACTGCGGGAGGCCTTGAATCTGGTCACGTCTCCACGTTGGAATTACCGGGAGCAAGTGGTGTTGGAAAACCGCCCGCTTTACATACCCGGAAGCCCCGATGCCGGAACCGCGCAGGTTGTCGAAGCCAAGCGACTGGATAGTGACACGTTCCGGCTAAATGTGACGACTTCCAGAGATACGGTTCTCTTGCTGACGGAAAATTACGCGAGTGGATGGCAGGCACGTTCGCGAACAAGCGGCAAGGCCTACCCGGTCTATGCGGCCAACGCCACCCAGATGGGGATCCCGATCGGGCCCGGCAGGCATGACATCGTCTTGGAATACACCCAGCGGGGCCTGGGGTTGGGCGCCTTGGTTTCCGCTATTTCCCTATTGGGTTGGCTGTGGTTGTGCCTGCGGGGCCGGTCGGGTGGTCTGGAACTTGAACCCCGGGTGGCTGCATGA
- a CDS encoding glycosyltransferase family 9 protein encodes MKVSSMRIIDALVGIPLCTLLTAVSRIQGMKTGRYAHQTGDKMVFLKLAEQGSTVLAQSTLEDAVSRFGRENVYFLLFAENRFILDYLRIIPPENVLEIDHDSLTALVTSTFRQVFRLWKLRVAVAVDLEFFARATAVLSFLTGARTRVGFHAYHGAGAWRGNLLTHRVHFNSHVHTSISFHSLINALDLSPEEFPTYRDKAVGTAGEVRPLPCDPGVLERVRQMLARVVGPEGSGGLPLILLNSNCSDLLPLRRWPDDRYVELARRLLAQRPELHIAFTGGPSEREGAEALVSKVGHPRCFCLAGCTTLEELMALYHLAEVLVTNDSGPAHFSSLTPIDSVVLFGPETPALFGVQSERSHPIWVGLPCSPCVSAYNGRMTSCRDNQCLQQISVEQVYQKVMAVYEKRTQSAQEQA; translated from the coding sequence ATGAAGGTTTCATCCATGCGGATCATCGATGCGCTGGTGGGGATTCCCCTGTGCACCCTGCTCACGGCCGTTTCCCGCATCCAGGGGATGAAGACGGGGCGCTACGCACATCAGACCGGGGACAAGATGGTTTTCCTCAAACTGGCCGAGCAGGGCTCAACCGTCCTGGCCCAGAGCACCTTGGAGGACGCCGTGTCCCGGTTCGGCAGGGAGAATGTCTACTTCCTCCTTTTTGCGGAAAATCGGTTCATTCTCGACTACCTCCGGATCATTCCCCCGGAAAATGTGCTGGAAATCGACCACGACAGCCTGACGGCATTGGTAACAAGCACGTTTCGCCAGGTATTCCGACTGTGGAAACTGCGGGTGGCCGTGGCGGTGGACTTGGAATTTTTCGCCCGTGCCACCGCGGTGCTTTCGTTCCTGACGGGAGCCCGCACCCGGGTCGGATTCCATGCCTACCATGGGGCGGGGGCTTGGCGGGGGAATCTCCTGACGCACCGGGTTCATTTCAACTCCCATGTGCACACTTCGATCAGCTTCCACAGTCTGATCAATGCCCTGGACCTGTCGCCGGAAGAATTTCCCACTTATCGCGATAAAGCCGTGGGCACGGCGGGGGAGGTGCGCCCGTTGCCGTGCGATCCCGGGGTCTTGGAGCGCGTCCGGCAGATGCTGGCCCGTGTGGTTGGGCCGGAAGGTTCGGGAGGTCTTCCCTTGATTCTGTTGAACAGCAATTGCAGTGACCTCCTGCCCCTGCGCCGCTGGCCGGATGACCGTTACGTGGAACTGGCCCGGCGTCTTCTGGCCCAACGACCCGAGTTGCACATCGCCTTCACCGGTGGGCCGTCCGAGCGGGAAGGGGCGGAGGCACTGGTCAGCAAGGTCGGTCATCCCCGATGTTTTTGCCTGGCCGGATGCACCACACTGGAAGAGTTGATGGCCTTGTATCATTTGGCGGAAGTATTGGTGACCAACGACAGCGGGCCGGCGCATTTTTCCAGTCTGACCCCGATCGACAGCGTGGTCTTGTTCGGGCCGGAGACCCCCGCACTCTTCGGTGTGCAGTCGGAACGGTCACATCCCATTTGGGTGGGATTGCCATGCAGCCCCTGTGTCTCCGCCTACAACGGTCGGATGACATCCTGCCGGGACAACCAATGTCTCCAGCAAATCAGTGTCGAGCAGGTTTATCAAAAGGTCATGGCGGTATATGAAAAAAGGACGCAAAGCGCCCAAGAACAAGCCTGA
- a CDS encoding outer membrane beta-barrel protein, translating into MPAETTTNEEPKKPAKKESKLTLKGGGAKPRDEIKGLYVAVQGGASLDQDASGNLDLQGSGIVGTGVNSISPNSDIAGAFGFKLGYVPYRDLEEKPLTATFGAEIEFNYIGHEVDGTDASGVSYKSSLDTYQVMANLFLRAENKYVVPYVGAGFGLALFAPENTSIIRTGTELAQESDMEGAFAYQFMGGLEYQMFKQWSVFMEYRYLIYDSFTVSTGAVGTTNGKLKLAVDDFTQQVIQTGIKYRF; encoded by the coding sequence GTGCCCGCCGAAACCACGACAAATGAAGAGCCTAAGAAACCCGCCAAAAAAGAGAGCAAACTTACTTTGAAAGGGGGCGGAGCCAAACCCCGCGATGAAATCAAGGGTCTCTATGTAGCCGTTCAGGGTGGAGCCAGTCTGGATCAAGACGCGAGCGGCAATTTGGACCTCCAAGGCTCCGGAATCGTAGGCACAGGAGTCAATTCCATCAGTCCGAATTCCGATATCGCCGGGGCCTTTGGCTTCAAACTTGGCTATGTTCCTTACCGTGATCTGGAAGAAAAACCCCTGACGGCCACTTTTGGAGCGGAAATTGAATTCAACTACATTGGTCATGAGGTAGACGGAACGGATGCTTCCGGCGTGTCCTACAAATCATCGCTCGACACTTATCAGGTCATGGCCAATCTTTTCCTCCGGGCTGAGAACAAATACGTCGTTCCCTACGTCGGCGCCGGTTTTGGCCTGGCCCTTTTCGCCCCGGAAAACACCTCGATCATCCGCACGGGAACAGAACTAGCGCAGGAAAGTGATATGGAGGGGGCGTTCGCCTACCAATTCATGGGCGGCCTCGAATACCAGATGTTCAAGCAGTGGTCGGTCTTTATGGAATACCGCTACCTGATCTACGACAGCTTCACCGTCTCCACTGGTGCGGTCGGAACCACCAACGGCAAGCTCAAACTTGCTGTTGATGATTTCACCCAGCAGGTCATTCAAACCGGGATCAAATACCGGTTCTGA
- a CDS encoding TonB-dependent receptor, translated as MLILWGLLSSGAMAQQAGGIRGSIKDADFADPLENARVTIQELNVSAVTGPGGTYVFQDVPAGVYTLIITKSGYNRGTRPEVLVRPGQLTEANQDLASEIFEMEEVVVQAEELVSGTEVALLELRQDTSALVDSIGSAFISKAGASDAGDALKLVTGTSVQDGKYVVIRGLGDRYSSVLLNGARVPSSDPKRRAVQLDLFPTATIESITVQKSPSPDQPGEFTGGGVNIVTKGIPEGTQFSIGGGVEYNTQATGASDFLTDHRGGPNFFGYDESRNLPEGITSGGVPNTLPTNLVPNNPAGLALRQSNNALTRAFGNGIGTREGEAGPGYSYDISYGTRLDLKEAGLIGIQAALSYKRKFEHDGEGTINELNSTEFGAVLADGISIDSTRSVINSKEEVVIGSLLTTAYQWNEDNQVSLTLVGNSNTDSTNIRELEDVDIDFSPGTRFRLEEKSTYQERLIASAQLRGEHKLTELNDAKVEWLSSTNFSRLNEPDKNFFVTQFRDLGGGVIRSEVLPFANSGEGTGRRIYTLVEDKNQQLKIDFTLPFEQWSEQEGFVKFGPYASITRRDYNQNSFAYGTARGALGSNGSEGDSFAEEYLDPDNIGLDPTNPRGQLVTIFGLNQSDIDYNANENIFASYGMVELPFTENFKISGGARIELTQISSEVIPHNPNGTVSVPTSNPGDPLDTTIALLFPENLQTDLESFHILPSVGATYTAFKDVNVRLNWGRTIARPTFRELVPAVQTDPVEGDVFSGNPSLKISEIDNYDFRVEWFPRPGDVLAFGGFYKQIKAPIESVIKSINGGSGGYFETKENLGDGELIGAEAEASKNLGFIHEVLKFFSIGTNAAYIRSEVEVTPALRAAYLAQGFPGEVTRPLEAQPEYIINANLTYDNPDTGTKFGLFYNWIGEQLVAGGSIDPNTITPSRYLLPTEELNVSFSQKFWEHWTLTARAKNLTDPVQEQVYRLQDLGEEGDVTRRTSSKGITMSLGVKYDW; from the coding sequence TTGCTGATCTTATGGGGTTTGCTGTCGTCAGGTGCGATGGCCCAGCAGGCGGGAGGTATTCGTGGCTCCATCAAGGACGCGGACTTTGCCGATCCATTGGAAAACGCCCGTGTGACGATCCAGGAACTGAACGTCTCAGCCGTCACTGGCCCGGGGGGAACCTACGTCTTCCAAGATGTGCCTGCCGGTGTTTACACGCTCATCATCACCAAGAGTGGATACAATCGAGGAACGCGTCCGGAAGTCTTGGTCCGTCCCGGGCAACTGACGGAAGCCAACCAGGATTTGGCCTCCGAAATATTTGAAATGGAGGAAGTCGTCGTTCAAGCGGAGGAATTGGTCTCCGGAACGGAAGTGGCCTTGCTGGAACTCCGGCAGGACACCTCCGCCCTGGTGGATTCCATCGGATCGGCCTTCATCAGCAAGGCGGGGGCCAGTGATGCCGGCGATGCCCTCAAACTCGTCACCGGAACCTCGGTTCAGGATGGCAAATATGTGGTCATCCGTGGACTGGGCGACCGTTACAGCAGTGTATTGCTCAACGGGGCCCGCGTGCCCAGTTCCGATCCCAAGCGACGGGCGGTCCAACTCGACCTTTTCCCCACCGCCACCATCGAGTCCATCACCGTGCAAAAGTCGCCCAGCCCCGATCAGCCCGGCGAATTCACCGGGGGTGGGGTCAACATTGTCACCAAAGGCATCCCGGAAGGCACCCAATTTTCCATCGGAGGGGGCGTGGAATACAACACCCAGGCAACCGGTGCCAGTGATTTTCTGACCGACCACCGCGGGGGCCCCAATTTCTTCGGTTACGATGAAAGCCGGAATCTGCCCGAAGGCATCACCTCCGGAGGGGTGCCGAACACGCTTCCAACCAACTTGGTCCCCAATAATCCTGCAGGACTGGCGCTGCGCCAGTCCAACAATGCATTGACCCGGGCCTTCGGTAATGGCATTGGCACTCGGGAAGGGGAGGCGGGTCCGGGTTACAGCTACGACATCAGCTATGGCACGCGCCTTGATTTGAAGGAAGCAGGGCTCATCGGGATCCAAGCTGCGCTAAGCTACAAGCGCAAATTCGAACACGATGGGGAAGGAACCATCAACGAACTCAATAGCACCGAGTTCGGTGCCGTTCTCGCGGATGGAATCTCCATCGATTCCACACGCTCAGTCATCAATTCCAAGGAAGAGGTGGTCATCGGGAGCCTGCTCACCACCGCCTACCAATGGAACGAGGATAACCAAGTCAGTCTCACTTTGGTGGGCAACAGCAACACCGACTCCACCAACATCCGCGAGTTGGAAGATGTTGATATCGACTTCAGCCCGGGCACTCGCTTCCGTTTGGAGGAAAAAAGCACTTATCAGGAGCGTCTGATTGCCTCGGCGCAGTTGCGAGGAGAACACAAACTCACGGAATTAAATGATGCAAAAGTGGAGTGGCTCAGTTCGACCAATTTCTCCCGTCTGAACGAGCCGGACAAAAACTTTTTCGTCACACAGTTCCGCGATTTGGGCGGAGGGGTCATCCGGAGTGAAGTGCTCCCCTTTGCCAATTCCGGCGAAGGCACGGGCCGTCGAATTTATACACTGGTCGAAGATAAAAACCAGCAACTCAAGATTGATTTTACCCTGCCCTTCGAACAATGGTCCGAGCAGGAAGGCTTTGTCAAATTCGGGCCCTATGCCTCCATCACCCGCCGCGATTACAACCAGAACAGCTTTGCCTATGGAACGGCCCGGGGAGCTCTGGGGTCAAATGGATCCGAAGGAGACTCATTTGCGGAAGAGTATCTTGACCCGGACAACATTGGTTTGGATCCGACGAACCCCCGCGGGCAACTGGTCACCATTTTTGGGTTAAACCAAAGCGACATCGACTACAACGCCAATGAAAACATCTTTGCCTCTTACGGCATGGTGGAACTGCCCTTCACGGAAAACTTCAAAATAAGCGGGGGGGCGCGAATTGAGTTGACCCAGATTTCCTCTGAAGTCATCCCGCACAATCCCAATGGCACCGTCAGCGTGCCGACCTCGAATCCAGGGGACCCTCTTGATACCACCATTGCCCTGCTCTTTCCGGAGAACCTGCAGACCGATTTGGAATCGTTCCACATTCTGCCCTCAGTGGGGGCAACCTATACGGCCTTCAAGGACGTCAACGTGCGACTCAACTGGGGCAGGACCATCGCCCGGCCCACGTTCCGTGAACTGGTTCCTGCGGTGCAAACCGATCCGGTTGAAGGCGACGTTTTTTCCGGTAACCCTTCGTTAAAGATATCTGAAATCGACAATTACGACTTCCGGGTGGAGTGGTTCCCCCGTCCGGGTGATGTTCTGGCCTTCGGCGGCTTTTACAAACAAATCAAAGCCCCTATCGAAAGCGTCATCAAAAGCATCAATGGTGGATCTGGAGGATACTTTGAAACAAAGGAGAATCTGGGTGATGGCGAACTGATAGGTGCGGAAGCTGAAGCATCGAAAAATCTGGGGTTCATCCACGAAGTGTTGAAGTTCTTCTCGATTGGCACCAACGCGGCCTACATCCGTTCGGAAGTCGAAGTCACACCCGCGTTGCGTGCCGCTTATCTGGCCCAAGGATTCCCGGGTGAGGTGACCCGTCCCCTGGAAGCCCAGCCCGAATACATCATCAATGCCAACCTGACCTACGACAATCCCGATACCGGCACAAAATTTGGCCTATTTTACAATTGGATTGGCGAGCAGTTGGTGGCCGGTGGATCGATCGATCCCAACACCATCACACCCAGTCGCTATCTTCTCCCCACTGAAGAATTGAACGTTTCTTTTTCCCAGAAGTTCTGGGAGCACTGGACGTTGACTGCGCGGGCCAAGAATCTGACCGACCCGGTGCAGGAGCAGGTTTACCGTCTGCAGGATTTGGGTGAAGAAGGCGATGTGACACGGCGCACCAGCAGCAAGGGCATCACCATGTCCCTGGGTGTGAAGTATGATTGGTGA
- a CDS encoding PEP-CTERM sorting domain-containing protein, which yields MKKTIISGIFALVALSSSLHAQLVLSNFSNFTADAEVPFGQNGWETPTQITGQMELTTGTGLGNYVWFFSTPQDYSAYSQVSLDGLILSGNTSSVYTFNIIDSGLNVLASATFTAAELTGVDVLKTLNIISPINAANGWQIAADGSPLSNTRVSFDNVALVPEPSTYALLLVGGVALVALRRNKSAVKA from the coding sequence ATGAAAAAAACCATAATCAGCGGGATATTCGCGTTAGTCGCGCTATCTAGCAGCCTCCACGCTCAGCTTGTCTTGAGCAACTTCAGCAATTTTACTGCTGATGCAGAAGTGCCTTTTGGCCAGAACGGATGGGAAACCCCAACCCAAATTACAGGCCAAATGGAACTGACGACTGGAACAGGCCTAGGTAACTACGTCTGGTTCTTCTCGACCCCTCAAGATTACAGTGCATATAGTCAGGTGTCACTAGATGGTCTGATCTTGTCTGGCAACACATCCTCCGTCTACACGTTCAACATCATTGACTCTGGCCTTAATGTGTTGGCATCAGCCACGTTTACAGCAGCCGAACTCACAGGTGTGGACGTGTTAAAGACGCTTAACATCATCTCACCGATTAATGCCGCCAATGGCTGGCAAATCGCTGCAGATGGTAGCCCGCTAAGCAACACACGCGTCAGCTTTGACAACGTGGCGCTCGTTCCCGAGCCCTCCACCTACGCCCTCCTCTTGGTCGGCGGTGTGGCCCTCGTCGCCCTCCGTCGCAACAAAAGCGCGGTCAAGGCCTAA
- a CDS encoding TA system VapC family ribonuclease toxin: MRALLDVNVLVALFDQEHTFNDLAHQWFESNRDQGWATCPLTENGLVRVLSHPRYSSRIVRSPGWVIESLRAFIRAGQHLFWPDDVSLLDSSQVDCSHILSSRQITHVYLLSLAVKHQGRLVTFDEGIRTSSVPGAQPGHLCVLGGGS, translated from the coding sequence ATGCGCGCCCTGTTGGATGTGAATGTGTTGGTGGCGCTCTTTGACCAAGAACACACCTTCAACGATCTTGCGCATCAATGGTTTGAATCAAACCGGGACCAGGGTTGGGCCACCTGCCCGCTGACGGAAAATGGCCTGGTCCGTGTGCTGTCGCACCCGCGCTACAGTTCCCGCATTGTGCGCTCCCCCGGCTGGGTGATTGAGTCCCTGCGCGCATTCATCCGGGCGGGCCAGCACCTGTTCTGGCCGGACGATGTCAGTCTGCTGGACTCCTCACAGGTTGATTGCAGTCACATTCTGAGTTCACGCCAGATCACGCATGTGTATCTATTGAGTCTGGCAGTCAAACACCAGGGCCGGCTGGTCACCTTTGACGAAGGTATCCGCACAAGCTCCGTGCCCGGTGCCCAGCCCGGTCATTTGTGTGTGCTGGGGGGCGGTAGCTAG